DNA from Fusobacterium perfoetens:
GGAGAAAATGAATATTTAATCAACGATAAAAAAGCAAGACTTAAAGATATAAGTGATATGTTTATGGATACTGGTATTGGAAAGTCTGCTTACTCTGTAATCGGTCAAGGAAAAGTTGAGAGAATAATCTCATCTTCTAAAAAAGAGGTAAAAGAGATAATCGAAGAGGCTGCAGGAGTAAAAAAATATCAGATTAGAAAAATAGAGTCTGAAAAAAAACTAGCCAATGTAGTAAACGAAGTTGAAAAAATAGATTTGATTTTGACAGAAACAGGGGAACATAGAGCTAAAATAAAAAAACAAGCTGAAAAAGCTTTGGAATTTTTAAAAATAAAAGATGAAAGAGATTCTCTGAATAAGGGAGTTTTTACTTTTGAACTAGCTAGAAACAAAAATCTTTTTGAAAAATCAAAGGCTAGAGAGCAAGAGCTTGTTGAAAATCTTGAAAAAATAGAAAATGAAAAAAAATCTAAAGAGCAAGAGATAGAGCAAGTAAAAAAAGATATATCCTTTGTAAAAGAAACTATCGAAAAATTAATGAGCAAAAATGAAGATCTAAAAAATATGATTAATGATTTTGAAAAAGAGAAAGCAAAACTTCTTGAAAGAGAAAAGGGATTTGAAAGAGAAGAAAAAGAAAGAAATGAGAGAATTGAAAGTTTTAAGGATAAAATCCTAAAAAATCAAGAGGAATGCAATAAGCTTTTGGAAGAGAAAGAAAATTTAAAATCTTTCTTAGAAACTAGTGAAATAAAAGTAGGAGAACTTGAAAAAGAGATAAACTCTCTTGAAAATAAAAAAAGCTCTCTAGAAAAAGAGATTGAACTTAAAAAAAGACAGATACTTGATTTTGAAGTAACAAAACTTCAATATGATAACGAAATAGAAAGTTCAGAAAAAAGAGTTAAAGGAAGTACCGCAAGAATTAACAATTTAACTACTGAACTACAAGAGATAGAGAAAAAAATCTTAGAAAATAAAACTCTTTTGGAAGAAAGTAAAAAAAATAAAGAAAATTCTGAGAAGAGTTTAAAAGAAAATGAAAAAAATCAAAATGAATGTGAAAAAAATATAAGTGACATCAGTATAAAAATAAATAGAGCTAATGATGAGCTTAGAAAAAGTGAATTAGATGTTACAAAAGCTCAAGATAGATATAATAGCATTCATAGATTTGAAGAAAATAACGAGGGATTTTATAAAGGAGTTAAAGAAATTCTTAATCTTGGAATGAAAGGTGTAGAGGGAGCTTTAATCTCTATAATAAATATTCCTGAAAAATTTGAAAAAGCTATTGAGGCATCTATTGCAGGAAATCTTCAAGATATAGTTGTAGAAAATAGTGGAATTGCTAAAAAATGTATTGAGATTTTAAAAGAGAGAAAGGTTGGTAAAGCCTCTTTCTTGGCTCTTGATACAATAAAAACTTTTGCTAAAAAAGATATTCCGAGATTTGATGGAGTAATAGGAAGAGGGTCTGAACTTGTGGAGTTTAACCCAAAATACCAAAAAATAATCGATATGGTGCTTGGAAATCTTTTAATAGTGGAAAATATAGATATAGCTATTGCAATCTCTAAGAAAAATATTTTTTCTGGTAATATTGTAAGTCTTTCTGGGGAATTGATAAGTGGTAGTGGAAGAATTACAGGGGGGGAAAATAAAAACTCAGCTATCTCTCAAATGTTTGAAAGAAGAAAAGAGATGAGAAGACTAGAGGAGATAATCTCAAACTCGACTGAAAGAATTGGAAAGATAAAAAAATATCTAGAGGAAAATAGCGAAAAATTATCAGAACTAGAAACTAGAACTCAAAATCTTGATAGTGAAAATACTACAATCAGAAAAAATATTAAAAATTATACTGAAGAATTTGAAAATTTAAAATCTAAGTCTGAAAGATTTGAAAAAGAGAAAAAAGTATCTCTAACTGAAAAGGAAGAGGAAGAAAATTACATAAGAGAATATAATAAAAGAATAAAAGAATCAACAGAAAATAGAGAAAACTTGGAAAAAAATACAAAAGAGATTAGAGAATCTATTGATGAAAAATCAAAAGAGGTATCTACTCTTGGAGAAAATGTTGATAAAATAAAAATAGAATATTCTGATATAAAAATAAAATATTTAAATAGTAAAGATAGAAACACTCAGATTGAAAATGATATGGAGAAAAATCAAACTGAAAAGAAAGAGCTAGAAAATGAAAAAGTTCAAGCTGTTGAAAGATTGGAAAAATTAAAATTAGAGATAGAAAATATCAAAAAAAATCTGATGGATATAGAAAAAAACAAAGAGGAAAAAGAGTTACAATTTGAAAAGGAAAATAAAGAGCTTGGAGTGGCTGATGAAAAGGAACAACTTCTTCAAATAAAAGAAAAGGAACTTATAGGTCTTATAAAAGATATTGAGGGAAAAAAATATAAAGAGGAAGAAAAAAGAGTAACAGAAAGGGAAAAACTTTCACAATATGAGGAAAAAATAAATTATTTTGAAGAAACACTTGCTGGAATGGAAAATATTCCAATAAAAACTATTGAAGAAAGTATTTACAAATCTTCGGTAGATAGAGTAAAATATTTAAATAATAAATTAAAAGATTTTGAAAGTGTAAACCTTTTGGCTGTGGAAGAGTTTAAGGAACTTGACGAAAGATATAATTTTATAAAATCGCAAAAAGAGGATTTAGAAGCAAGTAGAAGTTCTCTTCTTGAGATAATAGAAGATATTGGAAACTCCATAAGAGAGAGATTTTTTGATGCCTATAACAATATAAATAATAACTTTAATCAAATGTGTATGGAAACGATTGATAACTCTGAGGGAAGTCTGACACTATCCAATGAGGAAGATTTTGAAAACTGTGGAGTAGAGATTTTTGTAAAATTTAGAAATAAAAAAAGACAATCTCTAACTTTACTTTCTGGTGGAGAAAAATCAATGGTGGCGATAGCATTTATTATGGCAATATTTATGTACAAGCCAAGTCCATTTACATTCCTTGATGAGATTGAGGCAGCTCTTGATGAAAAAAATACTAAGAAGCTTATTGGAAAATTAAAAGAGTTTACAGATAAATCTCAATTCATTCTAATAACACATAATAAAGAAACTATGAGATCATCTGATAGTATATTTGGAGTTACTATGAATAAGAAAATCGGTATCTCAAAAATAGTCCCTGTTAAACTTTAATAAAAAATTGTATAATAAAATAAAATTTTTCTTTGATTTTTATGTAAATTAAGGGTAAAATATAGAAAGCATATAAATAAAGATATTGAAGAGGAAAAAATGAAATTATTATCATATATATATTATCTTGTTACGAGCCTGAGAAACTGGCTCTATGATAGGAAAATTTTTAAAATAAAAAAAATAGAAGATCTTTTTGTAATCTGTATAGGAAATATCACAGTTGGGGGAACAGGAAAAACTCCAGCTGTACAATATTTTGCAAAAAAATTACAAGAGCAGGGAAAAAAAGTAGTGGTAGTTTCTAGAGGTTATAGAGGAAAAAGAAAAGTTGACCCACTGGTTGTATCAGACGGAAAGAAAATTCTTGTTACCTCAAAAGAAAGTGGAGATGAACCATATAGCCACGCCCTTAATTTAAAAGTTCCAGTTGTTGTAGGAAGAGATAGGTATGAGGCAGCAAAACTTGCAAAAAAAGTTTTTAATGCAGATACTATTCTTTTAGATGACGGATTTCAACATAGAAAGTTTTTTAGAAATTGGGATATAGTTTTAGTTGATGCTACAAATCCTTTTGGTTGGAGAGCTTTACTTCCAAAGGGAACTTTGAGAGAGGCTTTTAGTAGTGGTGCAAAAAGAGCCTCAGAATTTATAATTACAAAATCAGACCTTGTGTCAGAAGAAGATTTAAAAGTTATAAAAAGATTTTTAAAAGTGAGATATAAAAAACCTGTTTCAGTAGCAGTTCATGGAATAAAAGCTCTGTATGATATGAAAGGAAATATGAAACCTCTGTTTTGGGTAAAAGGAAAGAGGGTTTTACTTTTTTCAGGACTTGCCAATCCTCTTAATTTTGAAAAAACAGTTATCTCTCTTGACCCAGCTTATATAGAGAGAGTGGACTTTTTAGATCATCACAGCTTTAACAAAAAAGATATTGCTCTTATAGAAAAAAGAGCTAAGGATATGAAAGCAGAATATATAATAACTACTGAAAAAGATATGGTAAAATTACCAAAAGATATAAATATAGAAAAACTATTTGTTTTAAAAATAGAATTTGATATACTAGAGGACAATACTTTAGAGTGTTTGAGAGGAGAAACAAATGAATAATATATCAAACCTAAAAGATTTTAAAGGGGAGAATTTATTTGTAGAGTTAGAAAAAATCTATAATCAAGATGAA
Protein-coding regions in this window:
- the smc gene encoding chromosome segregation protein SMC → MHLKGVEIYGFKSFGERIKIDFTGGITSIVGPNGSGKSNILDSILWVLGEQSYKNIRAKESKDIIFSGGESKKSANSAEVSLFIDNKDGYFPTDEDTLKVTRKIYTNGENEYLINDKKARLKDISDMFMDTGIGKSAYSVIGQGKVERIISSSKKEVKEIIEEAAGVKKYQIRKIESEKKLANVVNEVEKIDLILTETGEHRAKIKKQAEKALEFLKIKDERDSLNKGVFTFELARNKNLFEKSKAREQELVENLEKIENEKKSKEQEIEQVKKDISFVKETIEKLMSKNEDLKNMINDFEKEKAKLLEREKGFEREEKERNERIESFKDKILKNQEECNKLLEEKENLKSFLETSEIKVGELEKEINSLENKKSSLEKEIELKKRQILDFEVTKLQYDNEIESSEKRVKGSTARINNLTTELQEIEKKILENKTLLEESKKNKENSEKSLKENEKNQNECEKNISDISIKINRANDELRKSELDVTKAQDRYNSIHRFEENNEGFYKGVKEILNLGMKGVEGALISIINIPEKFEKAIEASIAGNLQDIVVENSGIAKKCIEILKERKVGKASFLALDTIKTFAKKDIPRFDGVIGRGSELVEFNPKYQKIIDMVLGNLLIVENIDIAIAISKKNIFSGNIVSLSGELISGSGRITGGENKNSAISQMFERRKEMRRLEEIISNSTERIGKIKKYLEENSEKLSELETRTQNLDSENTTIRKNIKNYTEEFENLKSKSERFEKEKKVSLTEKEEEENYIREYNKRIKESTENRENLEKNTKEIRESIDEKSKEVSTLGENVDKIKIEYSDIKIKYLNSKDRNTQIENDMEKNQTEKKELENEKVQAVERLEKLKLEIENIKKNLMDIEKNKEEKELQFEKENKELGVADEKEQLLQIKEKELIGLIKDIEGKKYKEEEKRVTEREKLSQYEEKINYFEETLAGMENIPIKTIEESIYKSSVDRVKYLNNKLKDFESVNLLAVEEFKELDERYNFIKSQKEDLEASRSSLLEIIEDIGNSIRERFFDAYNNINNNFNQMCMETIDNSEGSLTLSNEEDFENCGVEIFVKFRNKKRQSLTLLSGGEKSMVAIAFIMAIFMYKPSPFTFLDEIEAALDEKNTKKLIGKLKEFTDKSQFILITHNKETMRSSDSIFGVTMNKKIGISKIVPVKL
- the lpxK gene encoding tetraacyldisaccharide 4'-kinase — protein: MKLLSYIYYLVTSLRNWLYDRKIFKIKKIEDLFVICIGNITVGGTGKTPAVQYFAKKLQEQGKKVVVVSRGYRGKRKVDPLVVSDGKKILVTSKESGDEPYSHALNLKVPVVVGRDRYEAAKLAKKVFNADTILLDDGFQHRKFFRNWDIVLVDATNPFGWRALLPKGTLREAFSSGAKRASEFIITKSDLVSEEDLKVIKRFLKVRYKKPVSVAVHGIKALYDMKGNMKPLFWVKGKRVLLFSGLANPLNFEKTVISLDPAYIERVDFLDHHSFNKKDIALIEKRAKDMKAEYIITTEKDMVKLPKDINIEKLFVLKIEFDILEDNTLECLRGETNE